One genomic region from Clostridium saccharobutylicum DSM 13864 encodes:
- the polC gene encoding DNA polymerase III subunit alpha — protein sequence MKKVNEIFSDYECDGNINTAVVQSVTLRKKTKVLEMEISSDKYIEMIELESFNEFIKQRFSLNDSKIAIKYSDGINIRPIEDELKNIVLLLENKYPALKAVLNKSEYEVVGNAINFNFKVPAAGFLKIMEYDKKINAIIKSFYGTQYKINFVDKISSEELEKMAEDRRAKEATFIKEIKSTQSVTVSEPVKKEEEKKQEIKAEGDGKKGNPFLILGRSANIKDPIVKINDITPDEGRVAIEGEISNIEAKELRSGKMLISFDLYDGSNSMTCKIFCKPTEYDQVFSRIKKAKGLRLVGNAGYSNFSHEVELIANIVIETQGIKRIKRMDNAEVKRVELHMHTQMSQMDAMTSAGDLIKRAMSWGMKSIAITDHGVVQSFPEAHKLLGRDNPDMKVIYGVEAYLAPDKKPSVTNIKGQSIDTTYCVLDLETTGFSPVTEKITEIGIMKVKDGKVIDKFSTFVNPKKPIPLRVVEVTNITDDMVRNAETIDKVFPKMLEFIEGSVLVAHNAEFDINFLKHNARVLGHDFDFTYIDTLTLAQDIFYDFKSYKLGRIAKNLGIKVEVAHRALDDVDTTVKVFNIMIEKLKERGAQTIEDIEVYACDEESKKVAYKKVKTYHAIILAKDYVGLKNLYKLVSYSHLDYFYKKPRILKSMYEKYSEGLILGSACSEGELFKSILLGKSEEEIEKIASYYDYLEIQPLGNNDYLVRQEQVPNKDYLKKINKKIIALADKLNKPVVATGDVHFMDPEDEIYRRIMEAAQGFKDADDQAPLYLRTTEEMLREFDYLGEEKAYEVVVTNTNKVADMCEQISPISPEKCPPHIDGCEQTIKDIAYEKAHELYGDPLPEIVQARLDKELDSIIKNGFSVMYIIAQKLVWKSNEDGYLVGSRGSVGSSFVANMTGITEVNALPPHYRCPKCKYSDFEDYGVLNGFDLPDKVCPVCGENLHKDGIDIPFETFLGFNGDKEPDIDLNFSGEYQAKAHRYTEVIFGKGTTFKAGTIGTIAEKTAFGYVKKYYDERNRPINKAETMRIAAGCTGIKRTTGQHPGGIIVVPKGREIFEFCPVQHPADDANSDIITTHFDYHSIDQNLLKLDILGHDDPTVIRMLQDLTGVNPHEIPMDDKATMSLFFSTEALGVTPQQINSQVGTFGIPEFGTKFVRGMLVDTKPTTFADLLCISGLSHGTDVWLGNAKDLIDNGVITSISDAVCTRDDIMVYLIKKGLPPNTAFKIMETVRKGKALKEPKFPEYEAMMREHDVPEWYITSCKKIKYMFPKAHAAAYVMMAFRIAWFKVHIPKAYYATYFSIRAKAFDAEFMIFGKEKVKAKMQEIQALGNDAGPKDKDMYDDLEIVLEMYERGIRFLPIDLYKSKATRFQVEEDGIRPPINSISGMGNVAAEGIANAAKEKSFNSVDDVKKRSKIGNAAIDLLRKFDCLKGLPESDQMSFFDGL from the coding sequence ATGAAAAAAGTAAATGAAATTTTTAGTGATTATGAATGTGATGGAAATATAAATACTGCGGTTGTACAATCTGTAACTTTGCGTAAAAAAACTAAAGTTTTAGAAATGGAAATTAGCTCAGATAAATACATTGAAATGATAGAGCTTGAGAGTTTTAATGAGTTTATAAAGCAAAGATTTTCATTAAATGATTCTAAAATCGCTATAAAGTATAGTGATGGAATAAATATAAGACCCATAGAAGATGAATTAAAAAATATTGTATTGCTATTGGAAAATAAGTATCCTGCTTTAAAGGCAGTGCTGAATAAAAGTGAATATGAAGTAGTTGGAAATGCTATAAATTTTAATTTTAAGGTTCCAGCAGCAGGTTTTTTGAAAATCATGGAATATGATAAAAAAATAAATGCGATTATAAAAAGTTTCTATGGTACTCAATATAAAATAAACTTTGTTGATAAGATAAGCAGTGAAGAATTAGAAAAGATGGCAGAAGATAGGCGTGCAAAGGAAGCTACGTTTATAAAAGAAATTAAAAGCACACAAAGCGTGACTGTTTCTGAGCCAGTTAAAAAAGAGGAAGAAAAGAAACAGGAAATAAAAGCCGAAGGTGATGGAAAGAAAGGAAATCCATTCTTAATTTTAGGTAGAAGTGCTAATATTAAGGACCCTATAGTGAAGATTAATGATATAACACCTGATGAAGGAAGAGTAGCTATAGAAGGGGAAATATCAAATATAGAAGCAAAGGAATTAAGAAGTGGAAAAATGTTAATTTCCTTTGATTTATATGATGGTTCAAATTCCATGACTTGTAAAATATTTTGTAAGCCTACTGAATATGATCAAGTATTCTCTAGAATTAAAAAAGCTAAAGGACTTAGGCTTGTTGGAAATGCAGGTTATAGTAATTTCTCTCATGAAGTTGAGCTTATTGCTAATATTGTAATTGAGACACAAGGAATTAAGAGAATTAAGAGGATGGATAATGCAGAAGTTAAGAGAGTTGAACTTCATATGCATACACAAATGAGTCAGATGGATGCAATGACAAGTGCTGGTGATCTCATTAAAAGAGCCATGAGCTGGGGAATGAAATCAATAGCTATAACTGATCATGGAGTGGTTCAATCATTTCCTGAAGCACATAAGCTTCTTGGAAGAGATAATCCAGATATGAAAGTTATATATGGAGTTGAAGCTTATTTAGCCCCAGATAAAAAGCCATCTGTAACAAATATCAAGGGACAAAGTATTGATACAACATATTGTGTTCTAGATTTAGAAACTACAGGATTCTCTCCAGTAACAGAAAAAATTACTGAAATAGGAATCATGAAAGTCAAGGATGGAAAGGTAATAGATAAATTTAGTACATTTGTAAATCCTAAAAAGCCAATTCCATTAAGAGTTGTTGAAGTTACCAATATAACTGATGATATGGTAAGAAATGCTGAAACTATAGATAAGGTATTTCCTAAAATGCTTGAGTTTATTGAAGGAAGTGTTTTAGTTGCTCATAATGCTGAATTCGATATTAACTTTTTAAAGCATAATGCAAGAGTTTTAGGTCATGACTTTGATTTCACTTATATAGATACATTGACTTTAGCACAAGATATTTTCTATGATTTTAAATCTTATAAATTAGGAAGAATTGCTAAGAATCTTGGGATAAAGGTGGAGGTTGCTCATAGAGCTCTAGATGATGTTGATACAACTGTTAAGGTGTTTAACATAATGATTGAAAAGCTTAAGGAAAGAGGAGCACAAACTATTGAGGATATAGAAGTATATGCTTGTGATGAGGAATCTAAGAAGGTAGCATATAAGAAAGTTAAAACTTATCATGCAATAATATTAGCAAAGGATTATGTAGGATTAAAGAATTTGTATAAGCTTGTATCATATTCTCATTTGGATTATTTCTATAAAAAGCCACGTATATTAAAGAGTATGTATGAAAAATATTCTGAAGGTTTAATCCTTGGTAGTGCGTGTAGTGAAGGTGAATTGTTTAAATCAATTCTCTTAGGGAAATCAGAAGAGGAAATAGAAAAGATTGCAAGTTACTATGATTATTTAGAAATTCAGCCTCTAGGAAATAATGATTATTTAGTAAGACAAGAGCAAGTGCCAAATAAAGATTACCTAAAGAAAATTAATAAGAAAATTATAGCACTAGCAGACAAATTAAATAAACCTGTAGTTGCAACAGGCGATGTTCATTTCATGGATCCTGAAGATGAGATATATAGACGTATAATGGAAGCGGCGCAAGGATTTAAAGATGCAGATGATCAAGCGCCATTATATTTAAGAACAACTGAAGAGATGCTTAGAGAATTTGATTATTTAGGAGAAGAAAAAGCTTATGAGGTTGTAGTTACAAATACTAATAAGGTAGCAGATATGTGTGAGCAAATTAGTCCTATTTCACCAGAGAAGTGTCCACCGCACATAGATGGTTGTGAGCAGACAATTAAAGATATTGCATATGAAAAGGCACATGAACTGTATGGAGATCCTCTTCCAGAAATAGTTCAGGCTAGGCTTGATAAAGAGCTGGATTCAATTATAAAAAATGGATTCTCAGTAATGTATATCATCGCTCAAAAGCTGGTATGGAAATCAAATGAAGATGGATATTTGGTAGGATCCAGAGGATCAGTTGGTTCTTCTTTTGTAGCAAACATGACTGGTATAACAGAAGTAAACGCACTTCCTCCTCATTATAGATGTCCTAAATGTAAATATTCGGATTTTGAAGATTACGGTGTTTTAAATGGTTTCGATTTACCTGATAAAGTATGCCCTGTTTGTGGTGAAAATCTTCATAAGGATGGAATAGATATACCATTTGAAACATTCCTAGGCTTTAATGGAGATAAAGAGCCCGATATAGATTTAAACTTCTCAGGAGAATATCAGGCAAAAGCCCATAGATATACAGAAGTTATCTTTGGTAAGGGTACAACATTTAAAGCTGGAACCATAGGTACTATAGCAGAAAAAACAGCCTTTGGTTATGTGAAGAAGTATTATGATGAAAGAAACCGTCCAATAAACAAGGCAGAAACAATGAGAATAGCAGCAGGTTGTACGGGTATAAAAAGAACTACTGGACAGCATCCAGGAGGAATAATAGTTGTTCCAAAAGGACGTGAAATATTTGAATTTTGTCCAGTGCAGCATCCAGCAGATGATGCTAATTCGGATATTATAACAACACACTTTGATTATCACTCTATTGACCAGAACCTTTTGAAGCTGGATATACTAGGGCACGATGATCCGACAGTTATAAGAATGCTTCAAGATTTAACAGGGGTTAATCCACATGAGATACCTATGGATGATAAGGCAACTATGTCTTTATTCTTCTCTACAGAAGCTCTTGGGGTAACTCCACAGCAGATAAATTCGCAGGTAGGAACGTTTGGAATACCTGAGTTTGGTACTAAGTTCGTTAGAGGAATGCTTGTAGATACAAAGCCAACAACTTTTGCAGATTTGTTATGTATATCAGGACTTTCTCATGGTACAGATGTATGGCTTGGAAATGCTAAGGACTTAATTGACAATGGAGTAATTACTAGCATAAGTGATGCCGTATGTACAAGAGATGATATTATGGTTTATTTAATTAAAAAAGGACTTCCACCTAATACTGCATTTAAAATAATGGAAACTGTCCGTAAGGGTAAAGCATTAAAGGAACCTAAATTCCCAGAATATGAAGCAATGATGAGAGAGCATGATGTGCCAGAATGGTATATAACATCATGTAAGAAGATAAAATACATGTTCCCTAAGGCCCATGCTGCAGCTTATGTAATGATGGCCTTCAGAATAGCCTGGTTTAAGGTTCATATACCTAAAGCTTATTATGCAACATATTTTAGTATTAGAGCAAAGGCCTTCGATGCAGAATTTATGATTTTTGGAAAAGAAAAAG
- a CDS encoding MarR family winged helix-turn-helix transcriptional regulator: MDKECKRQINELNILWHEMLMKSNYKDIQSKYSNIQGLSTNELTIIKIISQKEEVIIKDILEVLNIPKSTLTSIIDKLEKHNFIIRAISKRDRRSYKLELTQKGKEVQDEHIRFEEEVYGKIMTSLDTYEEREDFLKLIRKIAANICCR, encoded by the coding sequence ATGGATAAAGAATGCAAAAGACAAATAAATGAATTAAATATACTTTGGCATGAGATGTTAATGAAATCTAACTATAAGGATATCCAATCAAAATATTCTAATATACAAGGTCTAAGTACTAATGAATTGACTATAATTAAAATTATCTCGCAAAAAGAAGAGGTTATCATAAAGGATATTTTAGAAGTATTAAATATCCCTAAAAGTACATTGACGAGTATAATAGATAAATTAGAAAAGCATAATTTTATTATTAGAGCTATTAGTAAACGAGATAGACGTTCTTATAAATTGGAACTTACACAAAAAGGAAAAGAAGTACAAGATGAACACATTAGATTTGAAGAAGAAGTGTATGGAAAGATAATGACTTCATTAGATACTTATGAAGAAAGGGAAGATTTCTTAAAACTTATAAGAAAGATTGCGGCTAATATTTGTTGCCGATAA
- a CDS encoding class I SAM-dependent methyltransferase, which produces MQNNKNIFKENSKINYNKQAEFYDERGDGKFVAPMYGEIINRILIEKPKKLLDVGCGTGNVLMKLKTNEEVQLYGLDISEKMIETARKRLGNKAELKVGDSENMAWEDNFFDVIVCNASFHHYPNPEKVLLEMKRMLKNDGTLIIGDPTAPVIFRPIINIYCKVSNNGDYRIYSKREIEELLMRCGFEPINFKMINCKSFAINAKIK; this is translated from the coding sequence ATGCAAAATAATAAGAATATTTTTAAAGAAAATTCAAAAATAAATTATAATAAACAAGCTGAGTTTTATGATGAACGTGGTGATGGAAAATTTGTAGCTCCAATGTATGGTGAAATTATTAATAGAATACTGATTGAAAAACCTAAAAAGTTATTAGATGTTGGATGTGGAACTGGAAATGTATTAATGAAATTGAAGACAAATGAAGAAGTACAGTTATATGGACTAGACATCTCAGAAAAAATGATTGAAACAGCTAGGAAAAGACTTGGAAATAAAGCTGAATTAAAAGTAGGGGATTCAGAGAATATGGCATGGGAAGATAATTTTTTTGATGTTATTGTTTGTAATGCATCGTTTCATCATTATCCAAATCCAGAGAAAGTTTTGTTGGAAATGAAAAGGATGCTGAAGAATGATGGTACGTTAATTATTGGAGATCCAACTGCACCCGTAATTTTTAGACCAATTATTAATATATATTGCAAGGTTTCCAATAATGGTGATTACAGAATATATTCAAAAAGAGAAATTGAAGAACTTTTAATGAGATGTGGCTTTGAACCTATTAACTTTAAAATGATTAATTGTAAAAGTTTTGCTATTAATGCTAAAATAAAATAA
- a CDS encoding DUF2935 domain-containing protein, whose amino-acid sequence MERDNIKEIALFEHHFWLQILGDHSRFILNALSPNETFFIDEANKFIDIFDNLLEKSNNKISDEDISRLNYESYSAAMNIRKLKLSIIAKHIEGKINISLPPTFMNHMVNELEEYIFILNDLINGKKPCYRDIHLHLLWLPDGSGHASTLADNLDMTEKKLIKKAKVYSKMFTNFYLKAKEFSGYTRTGIIEFPALKKLDADVDEAMNYFKDFLKKLEEYILEKQVLGVISPLTTDHMFREECYYLTKLSMVSDTKPPECDPTKPRIKV is encoded by the coding sequence TTGGAACGTGATAATATTAAGGAAATTGCACTTTTTGAGCATCATTTTTGGTTACAAATTTTAGGCGATCATTCGAGATTTATTTTAAATGCACTTTCACCAAATGAAACATTTTTTATTGATGAAGCTAATAAATTCATTGATATATTTGATAATTTATTAGAAAAATCTAATAATAAAATTTCTGATGAAGATATTTCTAGGTTAAATTATGAATCATATTCTGCTGCAATGAATATTAGAAAATTAAAGTTATCTATTATTGCTAAACATATTGAAGGGAAGATTAATATAAGCCTTCCTCCAACATTTATGAATCATATGGTTAATGAATTGGAAGAATATATTTTTATTTTAAATGATTTAATAAATGGGAAAAAACCTTGTTATAGAGATATTCATCTTCACTTGCTTTGGTTACCTGACGGATCAGGTCATGCTTCAACATTAGCAGATAATTTAGATATGACAGAGAAAAAATTAATTAAAAAAGCAAAAGTATATTCAAAGATGTTTACTAACTTTTACTTAAAGGCAAAAGAATTTAGTGGATATACAAGGACCGGTATTATTGAATTTCCAGCATTGAAAAAACTTGATGCAGATGTTGATGAAGCAATGAATTATTTTAAAGACTTTTTAAAAAAGTTAGAGGAATATATTTTAGAAAAGCAAGTTCTTGGCGTAATATCGCCTTTAACTACTGACCATATGTTTAGAGAAGAATGTTATTATTTAACAAAACTTTCGATGGTTTCGGATACAAAACCACCAGAGTGTGATCCAACAAAACCTAGAATTAAAGTGTAA
- a CDS encoding TRIC cation channel family protein — protein MHFLFTASITGFGGGMLRDIITNRKPEIFKTDIYCVAGIIDSLLL, from the coding sequence ATGCATTTTTTATTTACTGCAAGTATAACTGGTTTTGGTGGTGGAATGCTTAGAGATATAATTACCAATAGAAAACCCGAAATTTTTAAAACTGATATTTATTGTGTTGCAGGTATTATTGACTCATTATTACTATGA
- a CDS encoding glycosyltransferase, with the protein MEMKKSLKIVFSVILSDAGEATRSIEIADGIRSLCPEDYELDVIFLSTGSTFEEKVISNGFKIHKCSPSLPGVGFREDFKTTETNIIGDVQLAAELLKGEIDAFEELKPHIVIHGFNPIAGLARRMVEKPIPGICYMPTPFQKDVYLTTLMKDVPDNIKFLTYLPLCFRKAIMKSIPKSLKLRVPAFVQSNIIEALKEFKWEGEPVKTLFDMLKADLTIINDFEEFNKDHKLPQNFKVVGPLYAPAANDAQVDENILKIFNHENKRLKIFCTLGSSGDKEYLFEAIKALTQGIGKEWRAVILAPPSVCPINEAKECAGDSSNVYITDKFVPAPLVNGLGDVVISHGGQGTVQTAIASCTPIVGFAMQPEQQINLDNVAMRGAGIRIPKHRWNVDNIQSAVKTIIKEPSYKENMKVLEKALQSTDGKKNSAQAIWKYILDEL; encoded by the coding sequence ATGGAAATGAAAAAAAGTTTAAAAATTGTATTTTCAGTTATACTTTCAGATGCAGGAGAAGCAACTCGTTCAATAGAAATTGCAGATGGAATTAGAAGTCTTTGTCCAGAAGATTACGAATTAGATGTGATTTTTTTATCTACAGGAAGTACATTTGAAGAAAAAGTAATTTCAAATGGATTTAAGATTCATAAGTGTTCACCATCACTTCCAGGAGTAGGATTTCGTGAAGATTTTAAAACTACAGAGACTAATATTATAGGAGATGTACAACTTGCAGCTGAATTGTTAAAAGGTGAAATAGATGCATTTGAGGAGTTGAAACCACATATTGTTATTCATGGATTTAATCCTATAGCAGGTCTTGCAAGGAGGATGGTTGAAAAGCCAATACCAGGAATCTGTTATATGCCTACACCCTTCCAAAAAGATGTGTATCTTACTACACTTATGAAAGATGTTCCAGATAATATTAAGTTTTTGACATACCTTCCTTTGTGTTTTCGCAAGGCAATTATGAAATCAATTCCTAAATCTTTAAAGCTAAGAGTTCCAGCTTTTGTACAATCTAATATTATTGAAGCTCTTAAGGAATTTAAGTGGGAGGGGGAACCAGTAAAAACTTTGTTTGATATGCTTAAGGCAGATTTAACAATAATAAATGATTTTGAAGAATTTAATAAAGATCATAAGCTCCCACAAAATTTTAAAGTTGTTGGGCCATTATATGCACCTGCAGCTAATGATGCACAAGTAGATGAGAATATTTTAAAGATTTTTAATCATGAAAATAAAAGATTAAAAATTTTTTGCACTCTTGGGAGTTCTGGGGATAAGGAATATTTATTTGAAGCGATAAAAGCTCTTACACAAGGAATTGGGAAGGAATGGAGAGCTGTAATTTTAGCACCGCCATCTGTATGTCCAATTAATGAAGCAAAAGAATGTGCAGGGGATAGTTCTAATGTTTATATAACAGATAAATTTGTACCAGCACCTTTAGTAAATGGTCTTGGTGATGTAGTTATATCTCACGGTGGTCAAGGAACAGTACAAACTGCTATTGCAAGTTGTACTCCAATTGTTGGGTTTGCAATGCAGCCAGAACAACAAATAAATCTAGATAATGTAGCTATGAGAGGTGCGGGAATACGTATACCGAAGCATAGATGGAATGTAGATAATATACAATCTGCTGTAAAAACTATAATTAAAGAACCTTCATATAAAGAAAATATGAAAGTTTTGGAGAAAGCATTACAATCTACAGATGGAAAGAAAAATTCAGCTCAGGCTATATGGAAATATATATTAGATGAACTATAA
- a CDS encoding PedC/BrcD family bacteriocin maturation disulfide isomerase produces the protein MKKRMIFAATLTLMCSFFVGIGGNAVHVYAATQPISSEPITLSQTTATITESDYEKNIKGVNRISLKKYLSKVNSGKKFIVFIGFKQCSHCRKFSPIMNQFLKNVNQPIYYLDYGPTGAFKNASQEEKNDFYNTFTKPYKFLGSPTVALFSNGKVVSMTVGDDTTLADLNQLVSDGEK, from the coding sequence ATGAAAAAAAGAATGATTTTTGCGGCTACTTTAACACTTATGTGTAGCTTTTTTGTAGGTATTGGAGGTAATGCAGTTCATGTTTATGCAGCTACTCAACCAATATCAAGCGAACCAATAACTTTAAGTCAAACAACAGCTACTATAACAGAATCTGATTATGAGAAGAACATCAAGGGTGTAAATCGAATATCACTAAAAAAATATTTGTCTAAGGTGAATAGTGGCAAAAAGTTTATTGTCTTTATTGGCTTTAAACAGTGCTCACACTGCAGAAAATTTTCTCCTATAATGAATCAGTTCTTAAAAAATGTTAATCAGCCAATATACTATTTAGATTATGGCCCTACTGGTGCATTTAAGAACGCATCACAAGAAGAAAAAAACGATTTTTACAACACTTTCACCAAACCATATAAATTTCTTGGTTCTCCAACAGTTGCTCTTTTTTCAAACGGAAAAGTAGTTTCAATGACAGTTGGTGATGACACTACTCTAGCTGATTTGAATCAACTGGTTAGCGATGGTGAAAAATAA
- a CDS encoding bacteriocin immunity protein: MKKKEDEQTAISLFDTFKRLILEKSLQDDIYCQIIEVLNLAIKRVANESQTPQLEARSVFQNIHTICFVDKIKLNAEEADVLKKIDQFSHSKGIWGEMNTLNISNMWLGK, translated from the coding sequence ATGAAAAAGAAAGAGGATGAACAAACAGCAATTAGTCTATTTGATACTTTTAAAAGATTGATTTTGGAGAAAAGTTTACAAGATGACATATATTGCCAGATTATAGAAGTTTTAAATCTTGCAATTAAACGCGTTGCAAATGAAAGCCAAACACCACAACTTGAGGCACGATCAGTATTTCAAAACATTCACACAATATGTTTTGTAGATAAAATAAAATTAAATGCAGAAGAAGCTGATGTTCTCAAGAAGATAGACCAATTCTCACATTCTAAAGGGATTTGGGGAGAAATGAATACTTTGAATATTTCAAATATGTGGCTTGGCAAATAA
- a CDS encoding leucocin A/sakacin P family class II bacteriocin, which yields MEKFTMLTDAEMEIISGGKYYGNGVSCDDNGCTVDWGKAWNCGVNRWAAAAATGGKGGDIGNC from the coding sequence ATGGAAAAATTTACAATGCTTACAGATGCAGAAATGGAGATTATATCTGGAGGTAAGTATTACGGTAATGGCGTTAGCTGTGACGACAATGGATGTACTGTAGATTGGGGTAAAGCTTGGAATTGCGGTGTTAATAGATGGGCTGCAGCAGCTGCTACTGGTGGAAAAGGCGGAGATATTGGTAATTGCTAA
- a CDS encoding GH3 auxin-responsive promoter family protein translates to MSIISKVLSKISIEGGRIVEKKFNRITKNCGKVNAEVLYKILKQNCKSEIGEKFDFEHIKSIKDFKEQVPLTDYGYYENYIERMANGEKNILISDEIDYFGHTSGTTGKQKLIPVTKRSRKIASKYMALLVNKFSYNNFKENWNYGRGLMIADIVMTTYTKAGIPICSATSGGMKGIKYILPHIYTSPIEVMKIKDKEAALYLHLLFGLLEVRLLYISGVFISNVLDLFRVLESRYQDLITDIRKGSINRNLNIDEDDRKNLNKFLSPNAGRANELESEFKKGFKGISRRIWPSMCYIATVDGANFSIYDDKVNYYTDSLPIYSPAYGSTEAMIGINPYVKKIRYVITPDTVFYEFILINEENEESKCTFCLDELKVGEKYEIVVTNYAGLYRYRIGDVIKVVDFYNNTPEVEFLYRKNQVLNMVAEKTNEEQLTSAITNTVKKLKLNLVDYTTRADNSITPGRYIFYFEFKSSLSGHNIGVLEKTLDSELRKSNLAYDRARNNKRLGMVKVIPLSPGNFNLIKEFLFSKGVSKNQIKIPRVINNNANILNIIDKQL, encoded by the coding sequence TTGAGTATAATAAGTAAAGTACTTTCCAAAATTTCAATAGAAGGAGGGAGGATAGTTGAAAAAAAGTTTAATAGAATAACAAAAAACTGCGGAAAAGTAAATGCAGAGGTGTTATATAAAATATTAAAGCAAAACTGTAAAAGTGAAATTGGAGAGAAATTTGATTTTGAGCATATTAAGTCTATAAAGGATTTTAAGGAACAAGTTCCATTAACTGACTATGGTTATTATGAAAATTATATAGAAAGAATGGCGAATGGAGAAAAGAATATTTTAATAAGTGATGAGATAGATTATTTTGGACATACATCAGGTACCACAGGAAAGCAGAAGTTAATTCCAGTTACTAAGCGAAGTAGAAAAATTGCTTCAAAGTATATGGCTTTGCTTGTTAATAAATTTTCTTATAACAACTTTAAAGAAAATTGGAATTATGGTAGAGGTCTAATGATAGCTGATATAGTTATGACAACATATACAAAGGCTGGAATTCCAATATGTTCAGCTACTTCTGGAGGGATGAAGGGCATAAAATATATATTACCACATATATATACTTCACCAATTGAAGTTATGAAAATAAAGGATAAGGAAGCAGCATTATATCTCCATTTATTATTTGGATTATTAGAAGTTAGACTCTTATATATAAGTGGAGTTTTTATCTCAAATGTTTTAGACTTATTTAGAGTTTTAGAGAGCAGATATCAAGATTTAATAACAGATATAAGAAAAGGAAGTATAAATAGAAACTTAAATATTGATGAAGACGATAGAAAGAATTTAAATAAGTTTCTTTCTCCTAATGCAGGTAGAGCAAATGAATTGGAAAGTGAATTTAAAAAAGGATTTAAGGGTATAAGTAGGCGAATATGGCCAAGTATGTGTTATATTGCAACTGTAGATGGAGCAAACTTTTCCATATATGATGATAAAGTAAATTATTATACCGATTCATTGCCAATTTATTCTCCTGCTTATGGTTCAACTGAGGCTATGATAGGTATTAATCCATATGTAAAGAAGATAAGGTATGTAATTACTCCAGATACAGTTTTTTATGAATTTATTCTTATTAACGAAGAAAATGAAGAGAGTAAATGTACATTTTGTTTAGATGAACTAAAAGTAGGAGAAAAATACGAAATAGTAGTTACTAATTATGCGGGACTTTATAGATATAGAATTGGTGATGTTATTAAAGTAGTGGATTTTTATAACAATACCCCAGAAGTTGAATTCCTATATAGGAAGAATCAAGTTTTAAATATGGTTGCTGAAAAGACTAATGAGGAGCAGTTAACTAGTGCAATAACAAATACAGTAAAAAAATTAAAATTAAATTTAGTAGACTACACTACAAGGGCAGATAATTCAATTACACCAGGAAGATATATTTTTTATTTTGAATTTAAAAGTAGTTTATCTGGTCATAATATTGGAGTGTTAGAGAAAACACTAGATAGTGAATTAAGAAAATCAAATTTAGCTTATGATAGGGCTAGAAATAATAAGAGATTAGGAATGGTTAAAGTAATACCTTTGTCACCTGGTAATTTTAATTTGATAAAAGAATTTTTGTTTAGCAAAGGAGTATCTAAAAATCAAATTAAGATTCCAAGAGTTATAAATAATAATGCAAATATATTGAATATTATAGATAAGCAGCTTTAA